In Candidatus Dependentiae bacterium, a single genomic region encodes these proteins:
- a CDS encoding J domain-containing protein: MKKIKLLTTLTCSFLLSSPTLQADSPYSASNYAEIACAALRGPLAGISNYYYAHNEHSGKARVVHLATDCLRLANIILSIKNHPNDLKKYTTMWGLIDSVNLLIDSLHANPTPLDGSQKHNDDLIYDDEEYQKIYSLIEKLRASLACGILPAIEGSTALATALSVDGAQLDVDNSLFRLRLQATQSLARSINMLVNAKTKNERISAALFVLLNAAMVAEDFSSNRLIQIPRARARNVNAEISNEHGFVIIITRADETVDRIVFGFLIPGTDTVIPGNSTVRVFPCCNDVQFIQNAHPMAAFHRCQYSNISRNYYDFNITPNESARLQVGFDQTVRPLRVFQTLELEPTATPDEIRRQFRVLSLRYHPDRNNTPEAVARMQEINQAYDFVLNRNQEADLVD, from the coding sequence ATGAAAAAAATAAAACTTCTTACCACCCTCACATGCTCGTTCTTGCTGTCTTCACCAACCCTCCAAGCGGATAGTCCCTACTCTGCGAGTAATTATGCTGAAATTGCGTGCGCTGCACTCCGTGGACCCCTGGCAGGAATTTCAAACTATTACTACGCACACAATGAACACTCGGGTAAAGCTCGAGTAGTACATCTTGCAACAGATTGCTTACGGCTTGCAAATATTATTTTGAGCATAAAAAATCACCCCAATGATTTAAAAAAATATACGACCATGTGGGGGCTTATTGATAGTGTTAACCTGCTTATCGATAGCCTACACGCCAACCCAACTCCTCTTGATGGGAGCCAAAAGCACAATGATGACTTGATTTATGATGATGAAGAATATCAAAAAATTTATAGTCTCATCGAAAAGTTACGCGCTTCACTTGCCTGTGGCATTCTTCCGGCCATTGAAGGTAGCACTGCCCTTGCAACCGCTCTTTCTGTGGATGGTGCTCAGCTTGATGTTGATAATAGCCTATTCCGCTTACGCCTTCAAGCAACTCAATCGCTTGCACGATCAATCAATATGCTCGTCAATGCAAAAACAAAAAATGAAAGAATATCCGCTGCTCTTTTTGTGCTCCTCAACGCAGCAATGGTTGCTGAAGATTTTTCATCAAACAGATTAATTCAAATACCACGAGCTCGAGCAAGAAATGTAAATGCCGAAATTTCGAATGAGCATGGCTTTGTTATCATTATTACACGCGCTGATGAAACCGTAGACCGAATTGTTTTTGGATTCTTGATTCCCGGTACGGATACAGTTATTCCTGGCAATAGCACGGTCCGAGTATTCCCGTGCTGTAATGATGTTCAATTTATTCAAAATGCCCATCCAATGGCAGCATTTCATCGTTGCCAATATAGCAATATAAGTCGCAATTACTACGATTTCAATATAACGCCAAATGAAAGTGCTCGACTTCAAGTGGGCTTTGACCAAACAGTAAGACCACTCCGGGTATTTCAGACTCTTGAACTTGAGCCAACCGCAACCCCCGATGAAATTCGAAGACAGTTTCGAGTATTATCACTTCGCTATCATCCTGATAGAAACAATACACCTGAAGCAGTTGCTCGCATGCAAGAAATCAATCAAGCATACGATTTTGTATTAAACAGAAATCAGGAAGCTGATTTAGTTGACTAA
- a CDS encoding ankyrin repeat domain-containing protein: protein MNFIKVIIFLVGFLSVFHVNALGIQEKKLFENVKSGILRNVRQALDRGADFNAIDECGWTALHYAAYFGHLNVVIELLDMKCNSRIKTPQGKTAYDLAKEQQHTSIMIELFARSAVDSICPF from the coding sequence GTGAATTTTATAAAAGTAATAATTTTTCTTGTGGGTTTTTTATCAGTTTTTCATGTTAACGCTTTGGGTATTCAAGAAAAGAAGTTATTTGAAAATGTAAAATCTGGAATTCTCAGAAATGTGCGACAAGCTCTTGATAGAGGTGCTGATTTTAATGCGATTGATGAGTGTGGTTGGACGGCTCTCCATTATGCCGCATACTTTGGTCATCTCAATGTCGTGATTGAATTACTTGATATGAAGTGCAATAGCCGAATAAAAACGCCTCAAGGTAAGACTGCATATGATCTTGCAAAAGAGCAGCAGCATACAAGTATTATGATTGAATTATTTGCTCGCTCTGCAGTTGATTCTATTTGTCCCTTCTAA
- a CDS encoding helix-turn-helix domain-containing protein encodes MAIREFHDFEPVLPNNKEVELARNSSKALSGLSLKKSKSIDITFEKSKKLTIPRSAFKLLISILAQMAEGNAVALIPVHAELTTQEAADLLNVSRPYLIQLLETKLIPFRKVGNRRKILLQDMISYKTKIDVARRKVLDELIDDAQKLDLGY; translated from the coding sequence ATGGCTATTCGAGAATTTCATGATTTTGAACCTGTTTTGCCAAATAATAAAGAAGTAGAGCTTGCTCGAAATTCAAGTAAAGCGCTATCAGGTTTGTCTTTAAAAAAATCAAAATCTATTGATATTACATTTGAAAAGTCAAAAAAACTAACAATTCCACGGTCTGCATTTAAACTTCTTATCTCTATTTTGGCGCAAATGGCCGAAGGTAATGCAGTTGCTTTAATTCCAGTTCATGCTGAGTTAACAACACAAGAAGCTGCAGATTTGTTAAATGTATCACGTCCCTATTTGATACAGTTATTGGAGACAAAATTAATTCCTTTTCGAAAAGTAGGGAATCGTAGGAAAATTTTGCTTCAAGATATGATATCCTATAAAACAAAAATTGATGTTGCTCGCCGTAAGGTATTAGATGAATTGATTGATGATGCTCAAAAACTTGATTTGGGATATTGA
- a CDS encoding FkbM family methyltransferase: MNLKNRLIIKIAQFTRKRNLERLDRFLRFIYNPDTRKKDFIERVIFINDDLLFKINTASFLEWSLFFYGGYEFFISKLFERFVYAGATVVDVGANIGIHSLKLGKLVGSSGSVYAFEPHPMIFQKLDENITLNRMFCIKPIPLGLASKSGEFFLHGFDENSSNQGTSFLTESDEGNQENLSNTYTVNVETLDNFIEYNKLDRLDLIKIDAEGFDLDVLMGSLKSIAQFKPVIIFEYCLKSDAKDKIELFDQVQQSLLSLRYNFYVIKYNYLVQFNKSELQGNVRILCLPSTMNSKD, from the coding sequence GTGAATCTTAAAAATCGATTAATAATCAAAATTGCTCAATTTACCAGAAAGAGGAACCTTGAGCGTTTAGACCGGTTTTTGAGATTTATTTATAACCCTGATACCAGAAAAAAAGACTTCATTGAGAGAGTTATTTTTATTAATGATGACCTGCTTTTTAAAATAAATACGGCATCATTTTTAGAATGGAGCCTATTTTTTTATGGTGGGTATGAGTTTTTTATTTCAAAATTATTTGAGCGGTTTGTTTACGCCGGTGCAACCGTAGTTGATGTTGGTGCAAACATCGGCATTCATTCATTAAAGCTCGGGAAGCTGGTTGGCTCTTCAGGATCTGTCTATGCATTTGAGCCTCATCCAATGATTTTTCAAAAATTGGATGAAAATATAACCCTCAATCGGATGTTTTGCATAAAACCTATTCCGCTTGGGTTGGCGAGTAAGTCTGGAGAATTTTTTTTACATGGGTTTGATGAAAACTCATCAAATCAAGGGACATCTTTTCTGACTGAGTCAGATGAAGGTAATCAAGAAAATTTGAGTAATACTTACACGGTTAATGTTGAGACCCTTGATAATTTTATTGAATACAACAAGCTTGATCGCTTGGATCTTATAAAAATTGATGCCGAAGGTTTTGATTTAGATGTTTTAATGGGCTCGCTTAAGTCAATTGCACAATTTAAGCCGGTAATAATATTTGAATATTGCTTGAAATCTGATGCAAAAGATAAAATTGAATTATTTGACCAGGTTCAGCAGTCACTCCTTTCGCTGAGATATAATTTTTATGTTATAAAATATAATTATCTTGTTCAGTTTAATAAAAGTGAACTACAAGGAAATGTACGTATTTTATGTCTGCCCAGTACAATGAATTCCAAAGATTGA
- a CDS encoding PIN domain-containing protein, translating into MSNLIVIYDACVLYQAPIRDLLLRLVLADLYRAKWTHDIHEEWINSLLKKRPDLTRAHLEKIRDKMDKHVRDCLVVGYKGLIKDLVLPDPEDRHVLAAAIRAGAQMIITFNLADFPSKTLLKYGVEAQHPDLFLRYLLDRFPSRVIDVIRETRMSLKSPAKSAQEYLSILERQALPQTVKYLQDYIDLI; encoded by the coding sequence ATGAGTAATCTTATTGTCATTTATGATGCTTGCGTTTTATATCAAGCACCGATTCGAGACTTACTATTACGGTTGGTGCTTGCAGATCTTTATAGAGCAAAGTGGACTCATGATATACATGAAGAATGGATTAATAGTCTTCTCAAAAAACGCCCAGATTTAACAAGAGCTCATTTGGAAAAAATAAGAGACAAGATGGACAAGCATGTGAGAGATTGCCTGGTTGTTGGATATAAAGGGCTTATTAAAGATCTTGTATTACCAGACCCAGAAGATCGGCATGTTTTGGCTGCTGCTATTCGCGCAGGTGCTCAGATGATTATAACATTTAACCTTGCAGATTTCCCATCAAAGACTCTTTTGAAATATGGAGTTGAGGCTCAGCACCCAGATTTGTTTTTGCGATATTTGCTCGATAGGTTTCCATCCAGGGTTATTGATGTTATTCGTGAGACAAGAATGAGTCTTAAGAGTCCTGCTAAAAGTGCTCAGGAATATTTAAGTATCCTTGAGCGACAAGCTCTTCCCCAAACTGTTAAATATCTCCAAGATTATATAGATCTTATTTAA
- the ybeY gene encoding rRNA maturation RNase YbeY yields MITINNRQRKIKVNIKAMEHHINVMLQALGYPNFDVGVLLTTNATIRKYNRDYRHKDKATDILSFPYHTELKPGEKIKVKDPEDKNLGDMIISLEYVQKDAPKRWERSFEEHLTHLLAHGLAHLLNYDHQTDEEFAVMQKVEKKLLKAIQTR; encoded by the coding sequence ATGATTACCATTAACAATCGTCAGCGAAAAATTAAAGTTAATATCAAAGCAATGGAGCATCACATCAACGTGATGCTCCAAGCTCTTGGATATCCCAATTTTGATGTTGGAGTTCTACTCACAACCAATGCAACAATCAGAAAATATAATCGTGACTATCGTCACAAAGATAAAGCTACTGACATTTTGTCATTTCCCTATCACACCGAACTAAAACCTGGTGAAAAGATTAAGGTCAAAGATCCCGAGGATAAAAACTTGGGTGACATGATTATCTCGCTTGAGTATGTTCAAAAAGATGCTCCCAAAAGATGGGAAAGATCATTTGAAGAGCATTTAACTCATCTTCTTGCTCATGGCCTTGCGCATCTTTTAAACTACGATCATCAGACTGATGAAGAGTTTGCGGTGATGCAAAAGGTTGAGAAGAAGTTGCTCAAGGCTATTCAAACTCGTTAA
- a CDS encoding deoxynucleoside kinase produces MYILEGNTGVGKSTFLKLLAQHCPDVHVIPEPKDSWAAGFHGRSLLGNFYDDRQRWAYTMETFTMACRVKEHAKEQADPNPNRVMERSVYSGHFCFALNGQKDGMFNNIEWDIYKQWVDFLMRKACKPPLGFIYLKAQPEVCFGRIQKRNRAGEENITLEYMKQIDFWHDKFLLEKDGIFPELKSVPVLIIDCNQDFVQDTSRMQENARRVAEFLKQTQSAAPIPTEQRYTAASLF; encoded by the coding sequence ATGTACATCTTAGAAGGCAATACCGGCGTCGGTAAATCTACATTTCTCAAACTGCTCGCACAACATTGCCCAGATGTTCATGTCATTCCCGAACCTAAAGATTCTTGGGCCGCCGGTTTTCATGGTCGTTCATTACTCGGAAATTTTTATGACGATCGTCAGCGATGGGCTTATACCATGGAAACATTTACCATGGCCTGCCGCGTTAAAGAGCATGCAAAAGAGCAGGCTGACCCAAACCCTAACCGTGTTATGGAGCGCTCAGTCTATTCTGGTCACTTCTGTTTTGCGCTTAATGGACAAAAAGACGGCATGTTTAACAACATTGAGTGGGACATTTACAAACAGTGGGTTGATTTTTTAATGCGTAAAGCTTGCAAGCCGCCACTGGGATTTATCTACCTCAAAGCCCAACCTGAAGTTTGTTTTGGCCGTATACAAAAACGTAATCGAGCGGGCGAAGAAAATATCACCCTGGAATATATGAAGCAAATTGATTTCTGGCATGATAAATTTTTGCTTGAAAAAGATGGTATATTTCCAGAACTTAAAAGCGTTCCAGTGCTTATTATCGACTGCAACCAAGACTTTGTTCAAGACACCAGCCGTATGCAAGAAAATGCACGGCGTGTTGCTGAGTTTTTAAAACAGACACAAAGCGCAGCCCCTATTCCAACAGAACAAAGATACACAGCAGCTTCATTGTTTTAA
- a CDS encoding valine--tRNA ligase, whose protein sequence is MIEMDKLYDSKTTEPEIQQLWEQEKIYQFKPNPDKEVYSIDTPPPTVSGSLHIGHVFSYTQTDLVARYKRLRKFNVFYPMGFDDNGLPTERFVEKKHGLKAHNMKRSEFLALCLKETEEVEKIFEVLWRSIGLSVDWTKLYSTISLKARKASQHSFVELYKKGYIYRKAEPSLYCTTCRTSVAQAELDSAEVSSTFNDIYFTTESGEKLSIATTRPELLPSCVAVFYHPDDARYQHLAGKQAITPIFNKQVPILADDLVDPAKGTGLVMCCTFGDQTDITWFKKHKLSFVQAIGNDGKWTELAGPLAGLAVHEARKKVLELLEQAGALIGKKSIVHHVSVHERCKQEIEYLVLWQWFIDVLNHKEKFLELADKITWKPEFMKIRYQEWVQNLSWDWCVSRQRYFGIPFPVWHCNSCKQILLADEAVLPIDPQETNYPGRSCPKCSSTDVIPDTDVMDTWNTSSLTPQINTNWPDVSPDGLTMPMSMRPQAHDIIRTWAFDTIVKSFFHNGDIPWHDIVISGHVLAGKDKISKSKENSKTSPEGLLASYPADVIRYWTASARLGVDTAFSENQLKIGHRLVTKLWNAFRFCAEHITGYEKPAQAPKLDQLNEWILTCLNKTIHGYIQAFDGYEYHAALEVAEKFFWADFCDNYLELVKDQFFNPDKYDAATIQGTRFVLYEVGFAILQLFAPFVPFVTDALYQRLYKVTEKEVSLHVTVLDEKRFDYTFDQSVQAVQCALAVVASVRKLKSEKQISLKTELQSLVIYGDREVQALLAQQETLLKGVTKSASIQFSTELLETEHMTQDGELFIAHVFSVLK, encoded by the coding sequence ATGATCGAAATGGACAAGCTGTACGACAGTAAGACGACAGAGCCTGAAATTCAGCAACTCTGGGAACAAGAGAAAATTTATCAATTCAAGCCTAATCCAGATAAAGAAGTGTATAGCATTGATACACCTCCTCCAACGGTCTCCGGGTCGCTGCACATTGGTCACGTCTTTTCGTACACGCAAACCGACTTGGTTGCGCGCTACAAGCGCTTGCGTAAATTTAATGTCTTCTACCCAATGGGCTTTGATGATAACGGTTTACCGACCGAGCGTTTTGTTGAAAAAAAGCATGGCTTAAAAGCTCACAACATGAAGCGGTCAGAATTTTTGGCACTCTGTCTCAAGGAGACCGAAGAGGTAGAAAAGATTTTTGAAGTACTCTGGCGCAGCATCGGACTTTCCGTTGACTGGACCAAGCTCTATTCAACCATTTCACTCAAGGCGCGTAAAGCTTCGCAACACTCTTTTGTTGAGCTCTACAAAAAAGGGTATATCTATCGTAAGGCTGAGCCATCACTGTATTGCACCACTTGCCGCACTTCGGTTGCTCAAGCAGAGCTTGATTCAGCTGAAGTTTCATCAACATTTAATGATATCTATTTTACCACTGAATCGGGTGAAAAACTTTCAATTGCAACAACACGCCCAGAATTATTACCATCATGTGTTGCCGTTTTTTATCACCCAGACGATGCCCGCTATCAGCATTTAGCCGGTAAGCAAGCAATCACCCCAATTTTTAATAAACAAGTACCTATTCTTGCAGATGATTTGGTTGACCCAGCAAAGGGGACCGGTCTTGTAATGTGCTGCACCTTTGGTGATCAGACCGATATTACTTGGTTTAAAAAACATAAGCTTTCATTTGTGCAAGCAATTGGCAACGATGGAAAATGGACCGAACTTGCAGGGCCTCTTGCGGGCTTGGCAGTACACGAAGCACGCAAAAAGGTTCTTGAGCTGCTTGAGCAAGCCGGCGCATTGATTGGTAAAAAGAGCATTGTTCATCATGTGAGTGTTCACGAACGTTGCAAGCAAGAGATTGAGTATCTCGTGTTATGGCAATGGTTTATTGATGTGCTCAATCACAAAGAAAAGTTTTTAGAACTTGCAGATAAAATCACTTGGAAGCCGGAGTTCATGAAGATTCGGTACCAAGAGTGGGTACAAAATTTAAGCTGGGACTGGTGCGTTTCTCGTCAGCGATATTTTGGTATTCCGTTTCCTGTCTGGCATTGTAATAGCTGTAAACAAATCTTGCTTGCTGATGAAGCAGTGCTTCCAATTGACCCACAAGAAACAAATTATCCAGGCAGATCTTGTCCCAAATGCTCTTCAACAGATGTTATTCCAGATACCGATGTCATGGATACTTGGAACACTTCATCACTCACGCCACAAATTAATACCAATTGGCCGGATGTATCACCTGATGGCTTGACCATGCCGATGAGCATGCGACCACAGGCGCACGATATCATTCGTACCTGGGCTTTTGATACCATTGTAAAATCGTTTTTTCATAACGGTGATATTCCGTGGCATGATATTGTTATTTCGGGCCACGTACTTGCCGGTAAAGATAAAATTTCTAAGTCTAAAGAAAATAGTAAAACATCACCCGAAGGGCTTTTGGCTAGCTACCCAGCAGATGTTATTCGGTATTGGACCGCGAGTGCTCGCTTGGGTGTTGATACCGCCTTTAGTGAAAATCAGCTCAAAATTGGTCACCGCTTGGTTACTAAATTATGGAATGCATTTCGCTTTTGTGCCGAACACATTACAGGATATGAAAAGCCAGCGCAAGCTCCAAAGCTGGACCAGCTTAACGAATGGATTCTTACCTGCTTGAACAAAACTATACATGGATACATTCAGGCATTTGATGGTTATGAATATCATGCTGCGCTTGAAGTGGCAGAGAAATTCTTTTGGGCCGACTTTTGCGATAACTATCTTGAGCTGGTAAAAGATCAGTTCTTTAACCCTGACAAATATGATGCAGCTACTATCCAGGGCACACGCTTTGTGTTGTATGAAGTTGGCTTTGCCATTCTGCAGCTCTTTGCACCATTTGTTCCTTTTGTAACCGATGCGCTCTATCAGCGTTTATACAAAGTAACTGAAAAAGAGGTTTCGTTGCATGTTACCGTGCTTGATGAAAAGCGCTTTGATTATACCTTTGATCAAAGTGTTCAGGCTGTTCAGTGTGCATTGGCCGTGGTTGCCAGTGTCCGTAAGTTGAAAAGTGAAAAACAAATTTCGCTGAAAACTGAACTACAAAGCTTGGTTATTTATGGTGACCGTGAAGTTCAAGCGTTACTTGCACAACAAGAGACATTGCTCAAGGGTGTAACAAAATCTGCAAGCATTCAGTTCAGTACTGAATTGCTTGAAACTGAGCATATGACACAGGATGGCGAGTTGTTTATTGCCCATGTTTTCTCTGTGCTTAAGTAA